The sequence ACCTTCTCCGGTGTGAACGGCGCTTCGTGCATGCGCACCCCGGTGGCGTTGTAGATGGCGTTGGCGGTGGCGGCCGCAATGCAGATGGCCGGCGCCTCGCCCACGCCCTTGGCGCCCTGCGGACCTTCGCCGTCCATGGTCTCGATAAAGGTCACGTCGATCTCGGGGACCTCGGGCGCGGTGACCAGTTTGTAATCGCGAAAGTTGGGATTGAGGCAGCGCCCTTCCCTGACCAGCAGATCCTCGGTGAGGGCATAGCCCTGCCCCATCACGATACCGCCCTCGATCTGCCCCTCGATGCCGAGACGGTTCAGTACCCGTCCCACATCGTGGGCGGCGGTCACCTTGAGCAGGCGCACGATGCCGGTCTCGGTGTCGACCTCGACCTCCACCACCTGGGTGGCCCAGGCGTAGGCGGCGGAGACATCGCCCTTGAAACCCTTGTCCTGATGCACGCTGGGCGGCTCGTAGTAGAAGCTGGTCATCACCAGCTCGGCCTTGTCGCGGAAGTGCAGCGAGCGTAGCAGCTTGTCGAGACGCATCACCACCTCGTCGTCGGCGGTGCGCACGATGTTGCCGGCACGCAGGTCGAGCCCGTCGGCGGGGATATCGGTCACCGAACTGGCGGCGGAGAGAATCTTCTCCTTCGCCAGGCGCGCGGCGCCGATGGCGGCGTTGCCGGCGATGAAGGTGGTGCGGCTGGCATGCACACCCACATCCCACGGCGTGACGTCGGTGTCGTTGTTGACCACCGTCACCGACGACATCGGCACGCCGAGTTCCTCGCACACCAGCTGCGCGATGACGGTTTCCGAACCCTGCCCGATCTCCGAGGCGCCGGTCATGATGGTGACGCGGCCGAAGTCGTCCATCTTGAGGATGGTGCCGCAACCGTCGGAGGGGTAGATCTTCGCCCCGCCGCCGACGTGCAGCATCGAGGCGATGCCGACACCGCGCTTGATGGGATTGCCGTTGTCGCGGGCCGCGGCGTTGGCGGCACGCCTGGCCGCGTAGTCGCTGCGCTCGGCCGCCGTGGTCAGGCACTGCTTGAGTCCGCAGCTCTTGAAGTGCAGTCCCTGGCCGGTGGTCTCGCCGGGGTCCTGCGCGTTTTTCAGACGGAACGCCAGCGGATCCATGCCGATGGCGTCGGCCAGCTGATCCATGTGCTGTTCGATGGCGAAGGTGGCCTGCAGATTGCCGTAGCCGCGGAACGAACCCGCGGTCGGATTGTTGGTGTAGACCGCGCGCGTGTGATAACGGCAGTGCGGCACCCGGTAGAGCGACGAGGCGGTCTGCATCATCACAAACGGGATGGTCGCCCCCCACGAGGTGTAGGCGCCGTTGTCGAGCAGCGCCTCGAAACGGCGGAACATCAGGGTGCCGTCCTTTTTGGCGCCGCTGCGCAGGCGCACGTAGGCGGGCTGGCGCGTCGGCGAGGCGATGAACTCCTCCTCGCGGGTAAAGACCAGCTTCACCGGCCGCCGCGCCTTCTTGGCCAGAAACACCGCAATGGGTTCGAACGGATAGATGTCGAGCTTGGAGCCGAAGCCGCCGCCGATGGGCGGCTGGATGATGCGGATGCGGTTGGGATCCATCTCCAGCACCTCGGCGAATTCGCGCTTGTGCAGGAACGGCACCTGGGTGTTGGAGTAGAGGGTGAGATTGCCGGAGGCCGCATCGAAATCGGCGATCACCCCGCTCACCCCCATGCAGCAGTGGGTGACGTAGTGGAGCTTGAAGGTGTCCTCCACCACCACGTCGCACTCCGCTTCGGCAGCGTCGATGTCGCCGTGCTCGTAGCTGAACTCCATGCACACGTTGTCGGGCTTGGCGTCCTGGATCACCGGGGCGCCCTCGCGCACCGCCTCGCGCGGATCGAAGATCGTCGGCAGGTCTTCGTACTCGACCTTGATCAGGCGCAGCGCCTCGGCGGCGATCTCCTCGCTCTCGGCGGCCACGGCGGCGATCTCGTCGCGTTCGGCGCGCACCTTGTCGCCCTTGAGCGGCGGATTGTCCTTGTTGATCCCGATCGAGCAGCGCGGCAGATCCTTGGCGGTGATCACCGCACGCACGCCGGGCAGCGCCGCGGCGGCGCTGGTATCGATGGAGAGGATGCGCGCGTGCATGCGGTCGGTGCGCAGGATCTTGCCCACCAGCTGCCCGGGCAGGTTCAGATCCTGAATGTAACGGGTGCGGCCGGACACCTTGTCCGGCGCATCGAGCTTCGGGATGCTGCGGCCGATCAACGACTCTTTCTTTACCGCGATCATGGTATTCACTCCGTTGTTCCTGCCAGGTCCGCTACCGCGTCGACGATCTTTTTGTAACCGGTGCAGCGGCACAGATTGCCCTCCAGCCCGCGCTGGATCTCGTTGCGGTTGGGATGGGGATTGCCGTCCAACAGCGCCTTGGTCTGCACCACCATGCCCGGGGTGCAGAAACCGCACTGCACGCCGCCGTGCCTGACCATGGTGTGGCGCAGTTCGTCGTTGGCCGGGTCTTCGGCGATGCCTTCGATGGTGGTGATGGAGCGACCCTCGCAATCGACGGCGAACATCAGACAGGCGTTGACCGACACACCATCCATGAGAATGGTGCAGGCGCCGCATTCGCCCTCGCCGCAGCCGTACTTGGTGCCGGTCAGTCCCAGCTCCTCGCGCAGCAGGTCGAGCGTACTCATAGTGACCGGGACCGATACCCGGACCGGGCTGCCGTTGAGACGGAAGCGGATTTCACGCAGCAGTGACATGGCGCAGTACCTTCTTGGTCAGATTGGCGATGAGTTCGTGGCGGTACCAGGCACTGGCCCGCGCGTCATCGATGGGGTGGACCTCCTCCTTGGCCGCCGTCGCCGCGGCGGCGATGGTCACCTCGTCCAGGGGTTTGCCCTCCAGCGCAGCGGCGGTGGCGGTCGCCCGGTAAGGCGTCGGCCCCACGGAGCCGAAGGCGACGCGCACATCGCTAAAGGCGCGGTCGGTGAGCACACCGCCGATGGCTACCGAGACGGTGGAGATATCCAGCGCCGGGCGGGTACCGAACTTCTCGAACCAGGCGACGAAACCGGCGGGTGGCAGCGGCACATGGATCGCGGTAAGCAACTCATGGGGCTGGCGGTGCGTCCTGCCGGGACCGGCGAAGAAATCCTGCAGCGGCAGCCGGCGGGTGACCACCGTGCCGCCATCCCACGCCGCCAGCTCCACCTCGGCATTCAGCACCAGCAGCGGCACCAGGGTGTCGCCGGCGGGCGAGGCGTTGCAGATGTTGCCGCCCACGGTCGCTGCGTTGCGGATCTGCGGGCTGGCAAAGACATCAGCGGCGCGCACCAGCAGCGGCAGGTGCTCCTGGATCAGCGGGTTCTCTTCCAGTTCGGTGATGGTGGTCAGCGCGCCGAGGCGCAGTTGATCGCCTTCAACGCGCACGCCCGTCATCTCGGCGATGCGGCGCACGTTGAGCAGCAGCGGCTGATAGCGCACGCGGCCCGATTCGCCCTGCACCATCAGATCGGTGCCGCCGGCGAGGATGGTGGCCTCGCCGCGGGCAAGCAGTTCGACCGCTTCGCGCACCGTCGTCGGCGCGGCGTACTCCTGAATCTCGGGTTGGTTCATCTCGTCACTACCTCCAGTGTCCTGCAACAGCTCGAATGCTCATTCGGCGAAGTGGCTCGCCCGATGGTTCTCTCTTTTCCTCTCGCCAAGACGCGAAGAGCGCCAAGTCATCAAACTTGGATTGAATGGCTAGGAAACGTTAACGCCCCGCTTGCGGATGTGGTCTTCTGTCATGGTTCCAGTTTTCTTGGCGTCCTTTGCGTCTTGGCGAGAGAAAAATGATCTTTGCAAACATGAAATCCGGTACCCGGCCTAGAACCGAATCGGTTCACGGTAGCGGCCGTAGACCGCCACCATCGCCTGGGTGATTTCGCCGACCGTGGCATACGCCTTGACCGCCGCCACGATGGCGGGCATGACGTTGCGGCCCGCCTCGGCATCACCGCGCACCTGGGCCAGGGCCTGCTGTGCCTGTGCCTCGTCACGCTCCTGGCGCACGCGATTGAGGCTGTCGACCTGCAGTTGCGCGTCGGCCTCGTTATAGGGATGGAACTCGACGCTGCGCTCCTCCTCTTCCATCTGGTAGCAGTTGACGCCGACCTTGGGGAAGCGTCCCGACTCGATGTCCTGGTGCATGCGGTAGGCCTGGGCCGAGACCTTGGCCTGGATCTCGCCGCTCGCCACCAGCTTGACGATGCCGCCGGCCTTGTCCACCTCGGCCATGATGGTCTCCATCTCGTCGCGCATCTGGTTGGTCAGCGTCTCCATGTAGTAGCTGCCGGCCAGCGGGTCGACGGTGTCGCACAGCCCCATCTCCTTGATCAGCAGTTGCATGGTGCGCAGCGACAGGCGCGCCGAGTATTCGGTGGGGATGGTGTAGGCCTCGTCGTAGGAGCAGAGCGCCATGGTCTGGGTGCCGGAGAGCGACGAGATCAGCGCGTAGTAGGCGCCGCGCACGATGTTGACTTCGGGCTGCTCGAAGGTGAGCCCGCCGCCCCCGCCGCCGGCGATCATGCGCAGCCACATCGACGACGGTTGCTGCGCGCCGTAGTGTTCCTTGACGATCTTCGCCCACAGCCCGCGCCCGGCGCGGAACTTCGCCACCTGCTCGAAGAGGTTGCCGAAGATGTTGAAGTTGTAGGAGAGACGCCCGGCGAATTCGTCGATGGCCAGACCGCGTTTCAGCGTCTCGTCGGCATAGGCCTTGGCGATGCAGAAGGCGTAGGCCATCTCCTGGGTCGGCGTCGCCCCCGATTCGCGGATGTGATAACCACACACGCTCACCGGGCTGTACTTGGGGGCGTGCTCGGCGCAGTACTCGATGGTGTCGCAGACCAGCTTCACCGACGGCTCCACCGGGAAGATCCAGGTGCCGCGGCCGATGAACTCCTTGAGGATGTCGTTCTGCGCCGTGCCGCGCAGCGTCTTGACGTCGTAGCCGCGCTTCTCGGCCATGGCGAGGTACATGGCGATGAGGATGGCCGCCGCGCCGTTGATGGTGAGCGAGACGGTGATCTTCTCCAGGTCGATGCCGTCGAAGGCGATCTCGAAATCGCGCAGCGAATCGACCGCCATGCCGACCCGCCCCACCTCGCCGACCGCCAGCGGATCGTCGCTGTCGAGGCCGATCTGGGTGGGCAGGTCGAAGGCGACGTTGAGCCCGGTCTGGCCGTTGGCGATCAGGTACTTGAAACGCTGGTTAGTATCCTGCGGATTGCCGAAGCCGGCGTACTGGCGCATGGTCCACGGCCGCTTGCGGTACATCTCGCGGTGGATGCCGCGGGTAAAGGGATACTCGCCCGGCGCGCCCACCATCTCGACGCCGCCGGAAGCGGCCACATCGTCGGGACCGTAGGCGCTCTTGATCTCGATGCCGGACTCGTTGATCACCCGGCCGTCGTCGGTATAGATGGTCATTGCACCTTCTCATTGATGTAGTCGACGATCTCGCGCAGCTTGCTGCCCTGGGCGAAGATCGCATCGACGCCGATCGCCTGCAGCGCCGCATGATCCTGGGGCGGGACGTTGCCCCCCACCAGCCACACCTTGTCGCCCAGGCCGTGCTCGTCGAGCAGCACCTTCAGGCGCTGGCAGAAGGGGAGGTGCGAACCGGCCATGCTGGAGAGGCCGATCACATCCACATCCTCCTCCATGGCCACCCGCGCCACCGCCTCGGGGGTCTGGCGCAGGCCGGTGTAGATCACCTCGAAACCGGCGTCCATCAGGGCCCGTACGACTACTTTGGCGCCCTGGTCGTGGCCGTCGAGGCCGGGTTTGGCGATCAGCACCCGGATACGCCGCTGGTTCATGTCGATAACTCCTTGGCGATGATCAGCTTGAGGATCTCGCTGGTGCCGCCGCCGATCAGGGTGAAGCGCACATCGCGCAGGTAGCGCTGGAAGGGGTACTCCATGGCGTAGCCGTAGGAGGCGGCCACCCGCGCGGCCTGATCGGCGACGCGCGCCGCGGTCTCCGAGGCAAACAGCTTGGCCATGGCCGACTGCTTGTGGTGCGGGCGCTCGTTGTCTTTCAGCCAGGCGGCGTAGTGGACCAGATGCTCGGCGGCCTCGAGCTCGGTGGCCATCTCGGCGAGCTTGAGCTGAATCGCCTGAAAGCGGTTGATGGGCTTGCCGAACTGCTGGCGCTCGGCGGCGTAGTTGATGGCGGCTGCGAGCGCGGCGCGCGCCACCCCCACCGCCATGGCGCCGGTGATGATGCGGATCTCGGCCAGGAGCTTGCGCAGGTGCGCCTCGCCGTCACCCTCCTCCCGACTCAACCGGTGGCTGTCGGGCACGAAGCAGTCGTCGAAGGCGACCTCGGAGGTGGGCAGCGCCCACACCCCCATCTTCTCGATGGCGCGGCCAACGGCGAGCCCCGCGAAATCACGCTCGACCAGGAAGATGGTGAGCCTCTTCTCGGCACCGGCCTTGGCGAAGACGGTGAAGAAATCGGCCACCGGCGCCGAGGTGATCCAGGTCTTCTGGCCGTTCAACCGATAGCCGCCATCGACCTTGATCGCGCTGGTGGTGATACCGCCGAGATCAGAGCCGGCGTTGGGCTCGGTCATGCAGATGCCGCCGATCTTTTCGCCGGCCAGCGCCGGCCGGAACAACTGTTCATGAATGGTGGAGTTCCCCAGCATCTCCAGGAACTTGGTGCCCATCAGCGACTGCATGGCCACCGCGCCGGCCAGCGACAGCGAACCGCGCGACACCTCGGTCAGCGCCAGCACGTAGCTCACCAGATCCATCCCCGAGCCGCCCGAGGCCTCGGGATAACGCATACCGAAAAACCCCAGCGCCCCCAACTCGTTGAAGAGTTCGCGCGGAAAGGCGTGCGCTTCGTCCAGCGCCTCGGCCTGCGGGGCGATGCGCTCGTCGCAGAAGCGCGCGAAAGTATCGCGCACCGCCTGCTGCTCTTCGCTGAGATCGAAATCCATGGGCTCAAGCCGCCTCGGTCACATTCACGTCAACCAAACCCGGTTCCCTCTCCCTCGGGGAGAGGGTTAGGGTGAGGGGCGTCACGGGATCGAAGTCCCTCCCCTCATCCCCTCCTTCTCCCCTGGGGAGAAGGAACTCGCCAAAAATCCTTTCTGAAGTTGCGGGTCTACCTAGCACTTGTTGGGCTCCCTGTCAGGCTGGCGGACGGCTCATAACCGTAGGCGTCGCGCGCCTGTTCGGGGGTGATCACGCCGTTGCGCACCTCGGCGGCCAGTTTCTTGCGATCGCGTTTACCGGGTTCGCCATAGCCGCCCCCGCCGCCGGCGATCTGGTGATAGAAGGTGCCCTTGGGCACGCCCTTGATCAGGTCCTTGTTCTTCGGCACCACCTTCGTCCCATCCGGATAGGTGAGCTGGATGGTGTTGAGGATGCTGCCTTCGCCGCCAAAGAGGCCGAAGGCCGGCTCGAAATCGCCGTCGCCGAAGGTGACCAGCTGGGTGTCGTCGGAACCGATGACGAATTCGGTTACCACGCCCAGTCCGCCGCGCCACTGGCCGGGGCCGCCGGAATCGGGGATGTACTCGTGGCGCACCAGCCGATGCGGCGTCATCTGCTCGAACATCTCGTAGTCCTGATCGAGCACACCCCCCGAGGCATCGATCATGCCGATGTGGTCGTAGCCGTCGGTGCCCTTCATGGCGCCCGAGCCGCCCTTCAACCCCATGAAGCCGATATCGACATAGGGCTCGTTGCGCTGGGGGTCGACGCCGGTGGTCAGCGAGCAGAGCAGGTTGTTCCACCCCGCCGTCACCCGCTCCGGGATCACCGGCGCCAGCGCGCGGATGATGGCGTCGGCGTTGGGCGGGCAGAGATGATTGCCGAAGGTGGTCGCCTTGGGGTAACTGGCGTTGAGCACCGTCCCCTCGGGGATGATGATCTCGATGGGCGCGACCATCCCCTCGTTGTGCGGGATGTCGGGATTGACCATCTGCAGGAAGGTGAGGATGGTGGCCGAGGCGCTGGAGGTGAAGGTGCCGTTGACGAAGCCGTCGGTCTGCGCGTCGGTGTCACTGTAGTCGAAGGTGATCTTGCGATCCTCGACGGTGATCTTGACACGGATGGTGAACTCGCTGCCGTCATGGTGGCCGTCGAAATAGATCATCCCTTCGCCTTGATAGACGCCGTTGGGGATCTGCGCGATCTCGGCCTCGATCATCTTGCGCGAGGCCTCGAACAGCGCCGCCTTGTGCGCATCGAAACTCGCGCGCCCGTACTTGCGTACCAGATCCTGCAGGCGCCGCTCGCCCACGGTGCACGCCCCCATCTGCGCACGCATGTCGTGCTGGACGATGTCGAGGCGGATGTTGGCAAAGATCAGATCCCAGACATCCTTGCGCAGCTTGCCCTTCTCGTAGACTTTGACCGGCGGGATACGCAGCGCCTCCTGCCACACCTCGGTGGCGTTGGGGTTGTAGCCGCCGCGCACCGCGCCGCCGATGTCCGCCTGGTGGCCCTTGACCGCGGTGAAACCCACCAGCTCGCCGTCGACGAAGACCGGTTTGTAGACGGCGACGTCGTTGTTCTGGTTGCCGAGGCTGAAGACGTCGTTGTGGAAGATCACATCGCCTTCGCTGAAATCGCCCTCGAAGTACTCGATGATGTATTTGCAGACCGGCGCCAGCGAGAAGGCGAGGATGGGCAGATTCTCGGTCTGTTCGAGCATATTGCCTTCGGCGTCGTAGAGCCCGGTGACGAAGTCCTTCGCCTCGCAGAGGATCGGCGAGCGCGTGGTCATCTGCACCGAGAGACTCATCTCGTCGGTGATCGATTTGAAGGTGCGCGCGTAGACCGACAGCAGAATCGGATCGACCTGGGTGCTCATGCCTTGCCTCCTGTCTTCAATGCTTCGGCGACCAAATCTTCGCGTCCCTTGCGGTAAAGG is a genomic window of Pseudomonadota bacterium containing:
- a CDS encoding xanthine dehydrogenase family protein molybdopterin-binding subunit → MIAVKKESLIGRSIPKLDAPDKVSGRTRYIQDLNLPGQLVGKILRTDRMHARILSIDTSAAAALPGVRAVITAKDLPRCSIGINKDNPPLKGDKVRAERDEIAAVAAESEEIAAEALRLIKVEYEDLPTIFDPREAVREGAPVIQDAKPDNVCMEFSYEHGDIDAAEAECDVVVEDTFKLHYVTHCCMGVSGVIADFDAASGNLTLYSNTQVPFLHKREFAEVLEMDPNRIRIIQPPIGGGFGSKLDIYPFEPIAVFLAKKARRPVKLVFTREEEFIASPTRQPAYVRLRSGAKKDGTLMFRRFEALLDNGAYTSWGATIPFVMMQTASSLYRVPHCRYHTRAVYTNNPTAGSFRGYGNLQATFAIEQHMDQLADAIGMDPLAFRLKNAQDPGETTGQGLHFKSCGLKQCLTTAAERSDYAARRAANAAARDNGNPIKRGVGIASMLHVGGGAKIYPSDGCGTILKMDDFGRVTIMTGASEIGQGSETVIAQLVCEELGVPMSSVTVVNNDTDVTPWDVGVHASRTTFIAGNAAIGAARLAKEKILSAASSVTDIPADGLDLRAGNIVRTADDEVVMRLDKLLRSLHFRDKAELVMTSFYYEPPSVHQDKGFKGDVSAAYAWATQVVEVEVDTETGIVRLLKVTAAHDVGRVLNRLGIEGQIEGGIVMGQGYALTEDLLVREGRCLNPNFRDYKLVTAPEVPEIDVTFIETMDGEGPQGAKGVGEAPAICIAAATANAIYNATGVRMHEAPFTPEKVYRALRGMAQEPVLSTR
- a CDS encoding (2Fe-2S)-binding protein, with protein sequence MSLLREIRFRLNGSPVRVSVPVTMSTLDLLREELGLTGTKYGCGEGECGACTILMDGVSVNACLMFAVDCEGRSITTIEGIAEDPANDELRHTMVRHGGVQCGFCTPGMVVQTKALLDGNPHPNRNEIQRGLEGNLCRCTGYKKIVDAVADLAGTTE
- a CDS encoding xanthine dehydrogenase family protein subunit M — protein: MNQPEIQEYAAPTTVREAVELLARGEATILAGGTDLMVQGESGRVRYQPLLLNVRRIAEMTGVRVEGDQLRLGALTTITELEENPLIQEHLPLLVRAADVFASPQIRNAATVGGNICNASPAGDTLVPLLVLNAEVELAAWDGGTVVTRRLPLQDFFAGPGRTHRQPHELLTAIHVPLPPAGFVAWFEKFGTRPALDISTVSVAIGGVLTDRAFSDVRVAFGSVGPTPYRATATAAALEGKPLDEVTIAAAATAAKEEVHPIDDARASAWYRHELIANLTKKVLRHVTAA
- a CDS encoding methylmalonyl-CoA mutase, which translates into the protein MTIYTDDGRVINESGIEIKSAYGPDDVAASGGVEMVGAPGEYPFTRGIHREMYRKRPWTMRQYAGFGNPQDTNQRFKYLIANGQTGLNVAFDLPTQIGLDSDDPLAVGEVGRVGMAVDSLRDFEIAFDGIDLEKITVSLTINGAAAILIAMYLAMAEKRGYDVKTLRGTAQNDILKEFIGRGTWIFPVEPSVKLVCDTIEYCAEHAPKYSPVSVCGYHIRESGATPTQEMAYAFCIAKAYADETLKRGLAIDEFAGRLSYNFNIFGNLFEQVAKFRAGRGLWAKIVKEHYGAQQPSSMWLRMIAGGGGGGLTFEQPEVNIVRGAYYALISSLSGTQTMALCSYDEAYTIPTEYSARLSLRTMQLLIKEMGLCDTVDPLAGSYYMETLTNQMRDEMETIMAEVDKAGGIVKLVASGEIQAKVSAQAYRMHQDIESGRFPKVGVNCYQMEEEERSVEFHPYNEADAQLQVDSLNRVRQERDEAQAQQALAQVRGDAEAGRNVMPAIVAAVKAYATVGEITQAMVAVYGRYREPIRF
- a CDS encoding methylmalonyl-CoA mutase codes for the protein MNQRRIRVLIAKPGLDGHDQGAKVVVRALMDAGFEVIYTGLRQTPEAVARVAMEEDVDVIGLSSMAGSHLPFCQRLKVLLDEHGLGDKVWLVGGNVPPQDHAALQAIGVDAIFAQGSKLREIVDYINEKVQ
- a CDS encoding acyl-CoA dehydrogenase is translated as MDFDLSEEQQAVRDTFARFCDERIAPQAEALDEAHAFPRELFNELGALGFFGMRYPEASGGSGMDLVSYVLALTEVSRGSLSLAGAVAMQSLMGTKFLEMLGNSTIHEQLFRPALAGEKIGGICMTEPNAGSDLGGITTSAIKVDGGYRLNGQKTWITSAPVADFFTVFAKAGAEKRLTIFLVERDFAGLAVGRAIEKMGVWALPTSEVAFDDCFVPDSHRLSREEGDGEAHLRKLLAEIRIITGAMAVGVARAALAAAINYAAERQQFGKPINRFQAIQLKLAEMATELEAAEHLVHYAAWLKDNERPHHKQSAMAKLFASETAARVADQAARVAASYGYAMEYPFQRYLRDVRFTLIGGGTSEILKLIIAKELST
- a CDS encoding hydantoinase B/oxoprolinase family protein, yielding MSTQVDPILLSVYARTFKSITDEMSLSVQMTTRSPILCEAKDFVTGLYDAEGNMLEQTENLPILAFSLAPVCKYIIEYFEGDFSEGDVIFHNDVFSLGNQNNDVAVYKPVFVDGELVGFTAVKGHQADIGGAVRGGYNPNATEVWQEALRIPPVKVYEKGKLRKDVWDLIFANIRLDIVQHDMRAQMGACTVGERRLQDLVRKYGRASFDAHKAALFEASRKMIEAEIAQIPNGVYQGEGMIYFDGHHDGSEFTIRVKITVEDRKITFDYSDTDAQTDGFVNGTFTSSASATILTFLQMVNPDIPHNEGMVAPIEIIIPEGTVLNASYPKATTFGNHLCPPNADAIIRALAPVIPERVTAGWNNLLCSLTTGVDPQRNEPYVDIGFMGLKGGSGAMKGTDGYDHIGMIDASGGVLDQDYEMFEQMTPHRLVRHEYIPDSGGPGQWRGGLGVVTEFVIGSDDTQLVTFGDGDFEPAFGLFGGEGSILNTIQLTYPDGTKVVPKNKDLIKGVPKGTFYHQIAGGGGGYGEPGKRDRKKLAAEVRNGVITPEQARDAYGYEPSASLTGSPTSAR